A window of the Deltaproteobacteria bacterium genome harbors these coding sequences:
- the rpsI gene encoding 30S ribosomal protein S9 — protein MAEDLIYATGRRKTSVARVYLKRGQGTIRINNRLIDDYFGRETARMIVHQPFHVTRTLGDFDIVANVKGGGISGQAGAIRHGITRALVQVDEAYRTPLKKAGYVTRDPRAVERKKYGRHKARKRPQFSKR, from the coding sequence CCTCGGTCGCACGGGTTTATCTGAAGCGGGGCCAAGGCACCATTCGCATCAACAACCGCTTGATCGACGATTACTTCGGGCGTGAGACCGCGCGGATGATCGTGCACCAACCCTTTCACGTGACCCGGACGCTGGGCGACTTCGACATCGTCGCCAACGTCAAGGGTGGTGGAATCTCGGGTCAGGCCGGTGCCATCCGGCATGGCATTACCCGGGCGTTGGTGCAGGTGGACGAGGCTTACCGCACGCCGCTGAAAAAGGCCGGTTACGTGACGCGTGACCCCCGTGCCGTGGAGCGGAAAAAATACGGCAGGCACAAGGCGCGCAAGCGGCCGCAGTTCTCCAAGCGCTGA
- the lptG gene encoding LPS export ABC transporter permease LptG, whose translation MIFLTDRLSAPAFGSTLDIYLLRRFVSAFCATLVVVILLHLMADVFGRVDNLMGNDATWSNAVQFFLYRLPLLISRSIGFAALFAAFLSLGALARQNELVALGACGISLHRITVPLLVASLAISAGTFLWNETTVPLATRNAKFVYDVKVRQAQLQSVFHDKQIWIRSGDSFIRADDFDAEAGRLRGLSIYRTTPRFTLAGLIESPAALWDGDRWVPEGGAEWRFLADGTVERHSLDGRLPLNERPDDFHVFTRSPDEFSYGELRERIRSLRRKGVDTLRDTVNLHTKVAVPLVIPITILLALALAVKPGRKDSIALSLALSAVIGFSYWVLLGFCVSLGRAGAIQPWVAAWLPNMVMGSLSLFLYAGSE comes from the coding sequence ATGATCTTCCTCACGGACCGTCTGTCGGCACCAGCGTTCGGAAGCACGCTCGACATCTATCTGCTGCGCAGGTTCGTGAGTGCCTTTTGCGCGACGCTGGTCGTCGTCATCCTGTTGCATCTGATGGCCGACGTGTTCGGCCGCGTCGACAACCTGATGGGCAACGACGCGACCTGGTCAAACGCCGTCCAGTTCTTTCTCTACCGGCTGCCCTTGCTGATATCCCGCAGCATCGGCTTCGCCGCGCTATTCGCCGCCTTCCTGAGCCTGGGTGCGCTGGCGCGTCAGAACGAGCTCGTGGCCCTGGGAGCATGCGGCATCAGCCTGCACCGGATCACCGTTCCGTTGCTCGTGGCCAGCCTCGCCATCAGTGCCGGAACGTTTCTCTGGAACGAGACCACGGTTCCACTCGCCACCCGCAATGCCAAGTTCGTCTACGACGTCAAGGTGCGGCAAGCACAGCTTCAGTCGGTCTTCCACGACAAGCAGATCTGGATCCGCAGCGGAGATTCCTTCATACGCGCGGACGACTTCGACGCGGAGGCGGGGAGACTGCGCGGTCTGTCGATCTACCGGACCACGCCACGATTCACGCTCGCGGGGCTGATCGAGTCGCCCGCGGCGTTGTGGGATGGAGACCGATGGGTCCCGGAGGGCGGCGCCGAATGGCGGTTTCTCGCCGACGGTACCGTGGAGAGGCATTCTCTCGATGGCAGGTTGCCGCTGAACGAACGCCCCGACGACTTCCACGTGTTCACACGCTCGCCCGACGAGTTCAGCTACGGAGAGTTGCGAGAGCGAATTCGAAGCCTGCGGCGGAAGGGAGTCGACACCCTGCGCGACACGGTGAACTTGCACACGAAGGTGGCGGTTCCACTGGTAATCCCCATCACCATCCTGCTGGCCCTGGCGCTTGCCGTGAAACCGGGGCGGAAAGACAGCATCGCCCTGAGTCTCGCACTCAGCGCCGTCATCGGCTTCTCGTACTGGGTGCTGCTGGGCTTCTGCGTCTCTCTGGGGAGGGCGGGGGCGATTCAGCCCTGGGTGGCGGCCTGGTTGCCCAACATGGTGATGGGTTCCCTGAGCCTGTTTCTCTACGCCGGGTCGGAGTAG